One segment of Triticum aestivum cultivar Chinese Spring chromosome 2A, IWGSC CS RefSeq v2.1, whole genome shotgun sequence DNA contains the following:
- the LOC123190323 gene encoding uncharacterized protein, with product MGRSSGGEGGGGGEGQGEADGGGIADCSPGTIVWVRRRNGSWWPGRIVGQEELAASQVVTPRTGTPVKLLGREDASIDWYNLEKSKRVKEFRCGEFDACIEKAMAFQGTPVKRREKYARREDAILHALELERKQLALKYQNQGFRADDSCSTLFADTGREFDDFPSEYYSRNNVQEPQLHLQSSASQQRVDLSTTRYTSKKSKKQKGDNSVLLGKTKECEEKFIHAGSKRNLSGSLALEASGNTLSNYVNGFSSSGHTQEGSNVESGEKNTALKKRRLVEAVFEASVVKKHDRCRPLAQVVQSSVKFPRSFQCNDDSGTVVVEGGKDPLPAICQAKRSGATYLSADSGDAHSRDFIPVKETILTEAHRETETYLKQEDTLLEEQTFPDFVEKHESDPSMSLCSDTETEDDAELLQRYAKVQSLESDACDPNSLQASNKSRHANDIDDDDEMNFSTHIPQQNVLLGEDGSPELGVSQWHMKGKRNRRTAVKRPMGKADENLSLDSSSSFMKGLLKMTNKGDSKVEIIDASSHQPFGQSFPENQEGLDCGHDEADLVDKAASHSGVNRYYGKDYPLSSEPIRDIGRSYTSFNDSEISCKTSLLNKNGNQITSIGQKACGEGSSLYQQNHGSHLGYIGPVLFNVDLKVQANYQGEHVPLVSLMSRLDGKAIVGHPIQVGILEEGSMDRLILGSDLVLENSTAAAPAWPTGRRTAMPRVPRLNSSRATLDGNATDEQGVKHAKKSTTSVRRPFSQKSQKKPSGFKKASSPSQKTRPLSSISIGKTPHREGGQAKAHRRSDVLGGLLKSDEAIPLVTCVPAKVVFSRIMEAVGRPSHALAHRARKASPAVRDPP from the exons ATGGGGCGGAGctcggggggagagggaggaggaggaggagaggggcaaggggaggcggacggcggcggaatCGCAGACTGCTCGCCGGGGACCATCGTCTGGGTGCGGCGGCGGAACGGGTCCTGGTGGCCCGGGAGGATAGTCGGGCAGGAGGAGCTCGCGGCGTCGCAAGTGGTGACGCCCAGGACGGGGACTCCGGTCAAGCTACTCGGCCGCGAGGATGCTAGCAT TGACTGGTATAACCTGGAGAAATCAAAACGTGTCAAGGAATTTAGATGTGGAGAGTTTGATGCTTGTATTGAGAAGGCAATGGCTTTTCAAGGAACTCCTGTAAAGAGAAGAGAAAAATATGCTCGTAGAGAAGATGCTATTCTTCATGCTCTTGAATTGGAAAGAAAGCAGCTTGCATTGAAGTACCAGAACCAAGGTTTCAGGGCAGATGACAGCTGCAGTACCCTCTTTGCTGACACAGGGAGGGAGTTTGACGACTTCCCTTCAGAATATTACTCAAGAAACAACGTCCAGGAACCTCAGTTGCATTTGCAAAGCTCAGCATCTCAGCAACGCGTAGATCTCAGCACTACTCGTTATACAAGCAAAAAGAGTAAAAAACAGAAAGGGGATAACTCTGTTCTCCTTGGTAAAACAAAAGAGTGTGAAGAAAAGTTTATTCATGCTGGTTCAAAAAGAAACTTGTCAGGATCTCTTGCTCTGGAAGCTTCAGGGAACACTCTCAGTAATTACGTCAATGGCTTTTCCAGTTCAGGACATACGCAAGAAGGATCAAATGTAGAGAGTGGTGAGAAAAATACAGCCCTGAAAAAGAGAAGATTAGTGGAAGCTGTTTTTGAAGCATCTGTTGTCAAAAAACATGATAGATGCAGGCCACTTGCTCAAGTTGTACAGAGTAGCGTCAAATTTCCTCGCTCTTTTCAGTGCAATGATGATTCTGGAACTGTTGTAGTTGAAGGAGGTAAGGATCCTTTGCCTGCTATCTGTCAGGCCAAAAGAAGTGGTGCCACATACCTGTCTGCTGATTCTGGTGATGCACATAGCCGTGACTTCATACCTGTTAAGGAAACAATATTAACAGAAGCTCATCGTGAGACAGAAACTTACCTAAAGCAGGAGGATACTCTTCTCGAAGAGCAAACATTTCCGGACTTCGTTGAGAAGCATGAATCTGATCCTTCAATGAGTTTATGTTCAGATACTGAGACAGAAGATGATGCTGAACTTCTGCAAA GGTATGCTAAGGTACAATCCCTTGAATCAGATGCATGTGATCCTAATTCCCTCCAGGCTTCTAATAAGTCAAGGCATGCAAATGATATTGATGACGATGATGAGATGAACTTTTCTACTCATATTCCTCAACAAAACGTCTTACTAGGAGAGGATGGTTCTCCTGAGTTAGGTGTTTCCCAGTGGCATATGAAAGGTAAACGCAACCGGCGCACTGCAGTGAAGAGACCAATGGGGAAGGCGGATGAAAATCTGTCATTAGATAGCTCAAGTAGTTTCATGAAGGGGCTGCTCAAAATGACCAATAAAGGTGACTCTAAAGTTGAGATTATTGATGCGTCTAGCCATCAACCGTTTGGTCAAAGTTTTCCTGAGAACCAAGAAGGGTTGGATTGTGGTCATGATGAAGCAGATTTGGTTGACAAGGCCGCGAGTCATTCAGGAGTTAACAGATACTATGGTAAAGATTATCCCTTATCTTCAGAACCTATCAGAGATATTGGACGAAGTTACACTTCTTTCAACGACTCTGAAATTTCTTGCAAGACCTCTTTGCTAAATAAAAATGGCAATCAGATAACCTCTATTGGTCAGAAGGCATGTGGGGAAGGATCTTCATTGTATCAACAAAATCATGGCTCACATCTTGGTTACATTGGGCCGGTGTTGTTTAATGTTGACCTGAAGGTACAGGCTAACTATCAAGGCGAGCATGTCCCATTGGTTTCTTTGATGAGCAGACTGGATGGCAAAGCTATTGTTGGACACCCTATCCAAGTTGGAATTCTTGAAGAAGGTTCAATGGACAGGCTTATTTTGGGCAGTGATCTTGTTCTGGAAAATAGCACAGCAGCAGCACCTGCTTGGCCAACAGGCAGAAGGACTGCTATGCCAAGAGTCCCACGTTTGAATTCATCACGAGCAACCTTAGATGGCAATGCCACCGATGAGCAGGGGGTCAAGCATGCAAAGAAAAGCACCACCAGTGTGCGGAGGCCATTTTCGCAGAAATCTCAAAAGAAGCCCTCTGGCTTCAAGAAAGCAAGCTCACCAAGCCAGAAAACCAGACCCCTTTCATCCATTTCCATTGGGAAAACGCCTCACAGAGAAGGTGGTCAGGCAAAGGCACATAGGCGCAGCGATGTTCTGGGTGGTCTATTGAAATCAGATGAAGCAATTCCGCTGGTCACATGTGTCCCCGCAAAGGTTGTGTTTAGTAGGATAATGGAAGCAGTTGGCAGGCCGTCCCATGCTCTTGCTCACCGTGCTAGAAAGGCCAGTCCTGCGGTACGGGATCCACCGTAG
- the LOC123190324 gene encoding wall-associated receptor kinase 3, with the protein MEKELLPFPLLPWLLLTCFSPFFVHSMELSTSACSSSNISIPYPFGVHGQSPSPAQGFEINCTSSGPRLPIGNNSISILNISLLDGYVTILASAASRSPQCRGNFASFSLEGTNFTFSDTRNKFTAVGCNMVAMLVNGTSGGYSGGCASFCSNNSIVDGACSGVACCQAPVPKGLKKLYSDFTNINITASLSKYTSACAEAFIVEQNSYAFATADLKILNNSNKSPPQYRHVVLEWSIDGGSCEEASRSASYACKENSYCYNSSNGIGYRCNCTNGFQGNPYLQGPGGCQDIDECFLGNPCTHSCINVKGGFNCTCPSGMSGNGRKDGSGCNGIGTLQISIVVGLALLLLLLVFSFWTHCLVKRRKLAKKRQRYFMQNGGVLLKQQMLSRKAPLRIFTSGELDKATNKFSDNNVVGRGGFGTVYKGILSDQTVVAVKRSQRVDQSQVEQFVNELVILSQVTHKNVVQLLGCCLEAEVPLLVYEFITNGALFHHLHNTSIPMSWEDRLRIAVETASALAYLHLAAKTPIVHRDVKSSNILLDTSFTAKVSDFGASRPIPRDQTHVTTLVQGTLGYMDPEYFQTSQLTEKSDVYSFGVVLIELLTREKPICGGQMDEVRSLAMHFSTMFHQNQLLKIVDSQVAEEAGMRHVKTVSQLALRCLRLRGEERPRMIEVAVELEALRRLMKQHSVLKSEEEEPLLPLLRDLSCRGEMNFDAQLSSSHDGIAKDESMEIILLPSGDLSC; encoded by the exons ATGGAGAAGGAGTTGCTTCCCTTTCCTCTCCTGCCATGGCTCCTCCTCACATGCTTCTCTCCATTCTTTGTTCATTCTATGGAATTGAGTACCTCTGCATGCTCAAGTTCCAACATCTCTATCCCTTATCCTTTTGGTGTCCATGGCCAGAGCCCCTCCCCAGCTCAAGGGTTCGAGATCAATTGTACTTCATCTGGCCCTAGGCTTCCCATAGGCAACAACTCAATTAGTATTCTCAACATCTCCCTGCTGGATGGTTATGTGACCATCCTGGCTAGTGCCGCTTCCCGTTCCCCGCAGTGCAGAGGGAACTTTGCTAGCTTCAGCCTTGAGGggacaaacttcaccttctccgatacaaggaacaagttcaccGCTGTCGGCTGTAATATGGTGGCCATGCTGGTGAATGGTACCAGTGGTGGTTACAGCGGTGGCTGCGCTTCTTTTTGCTCTAATAATAGCATCGTCGATGGTGCTTGCTCTGGTGTGGCTTGCTGCCAAGCACCGGTGCCAAAGGGGTTGAAGAAGCTGTATTCAGATTTCACAAACATAAACATAACTGCCAGCCTCAGCAAGTATACTTCAGCATGTGCTGAGGCGTTCATCGTGGAGCAGAACTCCTATGCTTTCGCTACTGCTGACCTGAAGATCCTGAACAACTCAAATAAAAGCCCTCCTCAATACCGGCATGTTGTTCTTGAGTGGTCCATAGATGGTGGCAGCTGTGAGGAGGCAAGCCGCTCTGCATCATATGCTTGCAAGGAGAATTCTTACTGCTATAACTCGTCTAATGGGATTGGATATCGCTGCAATTGTACCAACGGGTTTCAGGGGAACCCATACCTGCAAGGGCCTGGTGGATGCCAAG ATATCGATGAGTGCTTCCTTGGAAATCCATGCACACATAGCTGCATCAACGTGAAGGGCGGTTTCAACTGTACTTGCCCATCAGGGATGAGTGGTAATGGCCGAAAGGATGGAAGTGGCTGCAATGGAATTGGCACGCTgcagatttcaatag TTGTGGGACTAGCTCTGCTACTGCTTCTCCTTGTTTTCAGTTTCTGGACTCACTGTCTTGTTAAGAGGAGAAAGCTTGCGAAGAAAAGACAGAGATATTTTATGCAGAATGGTGGTGTCTTACTGAAGCAGCAGATGCTTTCTCGGAAGGCACCGCTGCGGATATTTACCTCAGGTGAGCTTGACAAGGCAACCAACAAATTCAGCGATAACAATGTTGTTGGCAGAGGTGGATTCGGGACAGTCTACAAAGGTATATTATCAGATCAAACGGTTGTAGCAGTCAAAAGGTCGCAGCGGGTTGATCAGAGCCAGGTGGAGCAATTCGTGAATGAGCTGGTCATTCTTTCACAAGTGACCCACAAGAATGTGGTTCAGCTACTAGGCTGCTGTCTCGAGGCAGAAGTTCCCTTATTGGTCTATGAATTTATCACCAACGGGGCCCTTTTTCATCATCTTCACAATACATCAATCCCGATGTCGTGGGAGGACCGCCTGAGGATTGCAGTTGAAACTGCATCGGCACTTGCATATTTGCACCTAGCTGCAAAGACGCCAATCGTCCACAGAGACGTCAAGTCATCGAACATACTTCTTGACACAAGCTTCACCGCAAAGGTGTCCGATTTCGGCGCGTCAAGGCCGATACCCCGCGATCAGACCCATGTGACGACCTTGGTGCAGGGCACACTAGGGTACATGGACCCTGAGTACTTCCAGACAAGCCAGCTGACCGAGAAAAGCGACGTCTACAGCTTCGGTGTGGTGCTCATCGAGCTACTGACAAGGGAGAAACCAATATGTGGCGGACAGATGGACGAGGTGAGAAGCCTAGCGATGCATTTTAGCACGATGTTCCATCAGAACCAGTTGCTGAAGATTGTAGACTCTCAAGTGGCCGAGGAAGCTGGAATGCGGCATGTCAAAACGGTCTCGCAGCTGGCTTTGCGATGCTTGAGGCTGAGAGGTGAAGAGAGGCCGAGGATGATTGAGGTTGCGGTTGAACTTGAAGCGCTGAGAAGACTGATGAAACAACACTCTGTTCTGAAGAGTGAAGAAGAAGAGCCTCTACTTCCTCTGCTTCGAGACTTGAGCTGCCGCGGGGAGATGAATTTCGATGCGCAGTTGAGTTCGAGCCATGATGGAATTGCCAAGGATGAAAGTATGGAGATCATTCTACTCCCGTCCGGCGACCTCTCATGTTAG